From Amia ocellicauda isolate fAmiCal2 chromosome 12, fAmiCal2.hap1, whole genome shotgun sequence, a single genomic window includes:
- the usp38 gene encoding ubiquitin carboxyl-terminal hydrolase 38, translating to MDKILEGLVSSSHPVQVKKAIVKKVVEAAEKAITEEQCQALYRLTARLILLGEDAFQKQVGYQVLEAYARYHRAEFERFFSKDFILGLLQQGYGPLDRKDPGIIEFIHSCLRLLISCPLVLEIFAVIQVEVLRMVCEQPDPPLCARLSTMLSDFVQCIPRDKSAALFCQQLVRTIGYFSCTASQERELREYVSQVTKVSTLLQNIWKAEPATLLPSLQEVFAIISSTDPSFEPSIALASLVQHIPLQMITVLIRSLTTDQNVKDASMTQALCRMIDWLSWPLAQHVDTWVIALLKGLAAVQKFTILIDVTLLKIELVFNRLWYPIVRQGALAVLSHMLLSFQHSPEAFHLVVPHIVPLVQSLKSDGLSTSKSFLLQFTDLIHCMMYQYSGFPDLYDNILEAIKELPKPSEEKIKLILNQSAWTSQSNSLASGLLRLTGKSETGKTGLINLGNTCYMNSIIQTLFMATDFRRSVLSLNLNGSNTLMKKLQLLFAFLAHTQRAAYAPRNFFEASRPPWFTPGSQQDCSEYLRFLLDRLHEEEKTIQAFSLAKPCPSSTDASVNVNGGSPKFATTDGHLADVPSEPDDQKTLIEQMFGGRLSTSIRCMHCNSISKKEEPFTDLSLAFRPPVETCLQGGSILTGISISDSTEDAGKGTLSRETCQGSVSGGSESPGCSTDTVVKPKQEQTNCEAIATENLSPDPPPSVPDLINYFLAPEILDEDNKYYCEKCVSLHCAEKTLQVIDAPEYLILTLLRFSYDAKCHVRRKILDNVGIPLFLQLPLHHRTAKSSAATTSSDCSRSSSPLQVDSPESGENLAKKLKPSGKEEGEDGEEPEQEDGSDEEMPLGIQSMPYVLSSVVMHSGMSSESGHYYSYGRNVTSADCCLPPTLCYREEETGDATSSAGQTNSNRAASTDLPCTSLARPEREVGQTARDWFLFNDSRVTFTSFQSVQNVTSRFPKDTAYVLIYRKQDLRNRYNNGTPNGMRLSAEPPLQKELMDVITKDNKLFLQEQELSARTRALQAASASCSFRPNGSDDNDPPGSCGPTGGGGGGGGGGGFNTVSRLVF from the exons ATGGATAAGATCCTGGAAGGGCTGGTGAGCTCCTCGCACCCTGTGCAGGTGAAGAAGGCCATCGTGAAGAAGGTGGTGGAGGCGGCGGAGAAAGCCATCACCGAGGAGCAGTGCCAGGCTCTGTACCGCCTCACTGCCCGCCTCATCTTGCTAGGTGAGGATGCCTTTCAGAAGCAGGTGGGCTACCAAGTGCTGGAGGCATATGCCCGCTACCACCGGGCTGAGTTCGAGCGCTTCTTCAGCAAGGACTTTATCCTCGGTCTCCTGCAGCAAGGCTACGGTCCTCTGGACAGGAAAGACCCGGGCATCATCGAGTTCATCCACAGCTGCCTGCGGCTCCTCATCAGCTGCCCCTTGGTGCTCGAGATCTTCGCGGTGATCCAGGTGGAGGTCCTGAGGATGGTGTGTGAGCAGCCCGATCCCCCCCTGTGTGCCCGGCTCAGCACCATGCTCTCTGACTTTGTGCAGTGCATCCCCAGGGACAAATCGGCAGCTCTGTTCTGCCAGCAGCTGGTCAGGACTATCGGGTACTTCAGCTGCACCGCCAGCCAGGAGAGGGAGTTGCGCGAGTATGTCTCTCAGGTGACCAAAGTCAGCACTTTGCTGCAGAACATCTGGAAGGCCGAACCTGCAACGCTGCTGCCCTCTCTGCAGGAGGTTTTTGCCATAATTTCTTccacag ACCCTTCATTTGAACCATCTATAGCACTGGCAAGCCTGGTGCAGCACATTCCCCTGCAGATGATCACGGTTCTCATTCGCAGCCTGACCACAGACCAGAATGTAAAAGATGCCAGTATGACTCAAGCGCTCTGCAG AATGATTGACTGGCTCTCATGGCCTCTTGCGCAGCATGTGGATACATGGGTGATTGCACTGCTAAAGGGACTGGCAGCTGTACAGAAGTTCACCATTCTCATAGACGTCACCCTGCTCAAAATTGAACTG GTTTTTAACCGTCTGTGGTATCCAATAGTGAGGCAAGGAGCCCTGGCTGTACTCTCGCATATGCTTCTTAGTTTTCAGCATTCCCCAGAGGCCTTCCACTTG gtgGTTCCACACATTGTTCCCCTGGTCCAGTCACTTAAAAGTGATGGGCTCTCTACAAGCAAATCCTTCCTTTTACAATTCACCGACCTCATACACTGCATGATGTACCAGTACTCTGGATTTCCTGACCTTTATGATAATATCTTGGAAGCAATAAAG GAACTTCCTAAACCCAGTGAGGAAAAGATCAAACTGATTTTGAACCAAAGTGCCTGGACATCGCAGTCAAATTCCTTGGCTTCTGGATTGTTGAGGCTCACTGGGAAatcagaaactggcaaaacaGGCCTGATTAACTTGGGGAACACTTGTTATATGAATAGCATCATTCAGACTCTGTTCATGGCCACAGA ttttaggcGCTCTGTTTTATCTCTGAATCTGAATGGATCCAATACACTAATGAAGAAGCTGCAGCTCCTGTTTGCTTTTCTGGCTCACACACAG AGGGCAGCATACGCACCCCGCAATTTCTTCGAGGCATCAAGGCCCCCATGGTTTACACCTGGGTCTCAGCAGGACTGTTCTGAATACCTGCGCTTCCTGTTGGATAG ATTGCATGAAGAAGAGAAGACCATTCAAGCCTTTTCTTTGGCAAAGCCTTGCCCCAGCTCCACAGATGCCAGTGTCAATGTTAATGGCGGTTCTCCGAAATTTGCAACCACAGACGGCCACTTAGCGGACGTACCTTCAGAGCCAGACGATCAGAAGACACTAATAGAGCAGATGTTTGGAGGCAGACTTTCCACCAGCATTCGCTGCATGCATTGTAACAGCATCTCTAAGAAAGAGGAGCCGTTCACAGACCTCTCGCTAGCTTTTCGCCCCCCGGTCGAGACATGTCTGCAGGGCGGGTCCATTTTGACTGGGATTTCGATATCGGACAGCACCGAAGATGCAGGGAAAGGGACGTTGTCGAGGGAGACATGTCAGGGGTCTGTGAGCGGGGGCAGTGAATCTCCAGGCTGCTCGACAGACACCGTGGTCAAGCCGAAGCAAGAGCAGACGAACTGCGAGGCAATCGCTACCGAGAACCTGAGCCCGGACCCCCCGCCCTCCGTGCCAGACTTAATCAACTACTTCTTGGCTCCTGAGATCCTGGACGAGGATAACAAGTACTACTGTGAAAAGTGCGTCTCGCTGCACTGTGCAGAGAAGACGCTGCAGGTGATCGACGCCCCCGAATACCTCATCCTCACCCTCTTGCGCTTCTCCTACGACGCCAAGTGCCATGTGCGCCGCAAGATCCTGGACAACGTGGGCATCCCGCTCTTCCTGCAGCTCCCTCTCCACCACAGGACAGCCAAGTCCAGCGCGGCCACCACCAGCTCCGACTGCAGCCGCTCTTCCTCCCCTCTCCAAGTGGACTCTCCAGAGAGCGGGGAGAACCTAGCCAAAAAACTCAAGCCCTCCGGGAAGGAGGAAGGGGAGGACGGTGAAGAGCCAGAGCAGGAGGACGGCAGCGATGAGGAAATGCCACTGGGCATCCAATCCATGCCATACGTGCTCAGCTCAGTGGTGATGCATTCGGGCATGTCCTCTGAAAGCGGGCATTACTACTCTTACGGCAGGAACGTCACAAGCGCAGACTGCTGCCTGCCTCCGACTCTCTGCTACCGGGAGGAGGAAACTGGAGATGCCACTTCCTCTGCAGGACAGACAAACTCCAACAGGGCAGCCAGCACTGACTTGCCTTGTACTTCCCTCGCCAGACCGGAGCGAGAAGTGGGCCAAACGGCCAGGGATTGGTTTCTCTTTAACGACAGCCGGGTGACATTTACCTCCTTCCAGTCCGTACAGAACGTCACCAGCAGATTCCCAAAGGACACCGCCTATGTGCTCATCTACAGGAAGCAGGACCTCCGAAACCGTTACAATAACGGCACCCCAAACGGCATGCGGCTGAGCGCAGAACCACCTCTGCAGAAAGAGCTCATGGACGTCATCACAAAAGATAACAAGCTGTTTTTGCAG GAGCAGGAGCTGAGTGCCCGGACCAGAGCTCTCCAGGCAGCCTCGGCCTCCTGCTCGTTCCGACCCAACGGCTCCGACGACAACGACCCGCCCGGAAGCTGTGGGCCCACGGGGGGTGGCGGGGGAGGCGGCGGAGGAGGAGGCTTCAACACTGTTAGCCGACTGGTCTTCTGA